The proteins below are encoded in one region of Leptotrichia sp. oral taxon 218:
- a CDS encoding Fic family protein, whose product MYIKYEKLEKLYYKSKKLDEEYEKRIKDSSTIVTNLMIYSEYKKKQVPLFFKFLPKHFKLQEEIYKNSKKIELEFQKLTSLMMFYTVNKLFVNEILYTNKVEGIHSSKKAIYSELQNKTGKKKFSKKEKLVGIVKKYENILKNKEEKIESSEDFRKIYEKLFIDFLESENYKLDGKIFRKDGVEIKNDAMEVIHRGILGEENIQKEVEKVIKLLNDKEIPSLIKISIIHFFVEYIHPFYDGNGRFGRYLLSMNLAKYVGKYTALSISYMIAQNKMKYYKSFKEVESKYNLGEITFFVENILENVIEGQNSILELIEKTIEKAEYMDKICEEIENQRKDVKKIEMQILYIFIQDYLFNEFEKIKNKDIAKIPNLNKTQQTINKYTKELKKKGFIKKVSSRPLRYEIESWIAEKF is encoded by the coding sequence ATGTATATAAAATATGAAAAATTAGAAAAATTATATTATAAAAGTAAGAAATTAGATGAAGAATATGAAAAAAGAATAAAAGATAGCTCAACGATTGTTACAAATTTGATGATTTATTCCGAATATAAAAAAAAGCAAGTGCCATTGTTTTTTAAATTTTTGCCGAAACACTTTAAATTGCAGGAAGAAATTTATAAAAATAGTAAAAAAATTGAATTAGAATTTCAAAAGTTGACTTCTTTGATGATGTTTTATACAGTAAATAAATTGTTTGTAAATGAAATTCTTTATACGAACAAAGTTGAAGGGATTCATTCTAGCAAAAAGGCTATTTATTCCGAATTGCAAAATAAAACTGGTAAAAAAAAATTTAGTAAAAAAGAAAAATTAGTTGGAATTGTAAAAAAATATGAAAATATTTTGAAAAATAAAGAAGAAAAAATTGAAAGTTCTGAAGATTTTAGGAAAATATATGAAAAATTGTTTATTGATTTTTTGGAGAGTGAAAATTATAAATTAGATGGAAAAATTTTTAGAAAAGATGGCGTTGAAATAAAAAACGATGCGATGGAAGTAATTCATCGGGGAATTTTAGGAGAGGAAAATATACAAAAAGAAGTTGAAAAAGTAATAAAACTTTTAAACGACAAAGAAATTCCGTCGCTTATAAAAATTTCAATAATTCATTTTTTTGTTGAATATATTCATCCGTTTTATGACGGCAATGGTCGCTTTGGAAGATATTTGCTGTCAATGAACTTGGCTAAATATGTGGGAAAATATACAGCGCTGTCAATTTCATATATGATTGCACAAAATAAAATGAAATATTATAAATCATTCAAAGAAGTTGAGAGTAAATATAATTTGGGAGAAATAACTTTTTTTGTTGAAAATATTTTGGAAAATGTTATTGAAGGACAGAATTCAATTTTGGAATTAATTGAAAAAACGATTGAAAAAGCGGAATATATGGATAAAATTTGTGAAGAAATTGAAAATCAAAGAAAAGATGTGAAAAAAATAGAAATGCAAATATTATATATTTTTATCCAAGATTATTTATTTAACGAATTTGAAAAAATAAAAAATAAAGATATAGCAAAAATTCCGAATTTAAATAAAACTCAACAGACGATAAATAAATATACGAAAGAATTGAAAAAAAAAGGATTTATAAAAAAAGTTTCCAGTCGTCCTTTGAGATATGAAATAGAAAGCTGGATAGCAGAAAAATTTTAA
- a CDS encoding FAD-dependent oxidoreductase, which translates to MKIVVIGGGAAGMMFSTQYKKANPDDEIFLFEKSSYVAWAGCPTPYFIADELKKSNVLHGTPEDFMKRGVNVKIHHEVKSVDFENKTLEVKGDEINGTFSYDKLVIAVGGKSFVPNIKGYSPNLENVFTLSHAESAFKIKEYLTQNKNKLKNAVVIGAGFVGIEMAESFKKNGLNVTVIEKAKEIFPTISENLKEKIYKKFKEKDINLKLNSGVTAVNSENNVAKSVKLDSSENIDFDIALFSIGVTPNIDFLPKTLKTDSGKIVINDKFETNIDDVYAIGDCVFNKYYKTDRNLFEPLGDVANKHGMMLAKHLSGKNISWKGLIRSFATSFYDIKLAQTGLSLKEATELGYNADVVKMKAMYKNSGFADSFPASAEIVYDKDRKIVLGGAMVGFEAVAQFIDQIAIVITFEIPIEKFIEIDFAYSPTNASVWNPLLVVYRKVIN; encoded by the coding sequence ATGAAAATAGTTGTAATTGGTGGCGGAGCTGCCGGAATGATGTTTTCCACTCAATATAAAAAAGCAAATCCTGATGATGAAATTTTTTTGTTTGAAAAGTCAAGCTATGTGGCTTGGGCTGGATGTCCAACTCCTTATTTTATCGCTGATGAATTAAAAAAAAGCAATGTTTTGCACGGAACTCCTGAAGATTTTATGAAAAGAGGGGTTAATGTAAAAATTCATCACGAAGTTAAAAGCGTTGATTTTGAAAACAAAACGCTTGAAGTAAAGGGAGACGAAATTAACGGAACTTTTTCTTATGACAAGCTTGTAATCGCAGTTGGAGGAAAATCTTTTGTCCCAAATATTAAAGGATATTCTCCAAATTTAGAAAATGTATTTACATTATCTCACGCTGAAAGTGCTTTTAAAATTAAAGAATATTTAACTCAAAACAAAAACAAACTAAAAAATGCAGTTGTAATTGGAGCTGGATTTGTTGGAATTGAAATGGCAGAATCTTTCAAAAAAAATGGACTTAATGTAACTGTCATTGAAAAAGCAAAAGAAATTTTCCCGACAATTTCAGAAAATCTAAAGGAAAAAATTTACAAAAAATTTAAAGAAAAAGATATAAATCTAAAATTAAATTCTGGTGTCACTGCTGTAAATTCTGAAAATAATGTTGCAAAATCAGTAAAATTAGACTCATCTGAAAATATTGACTTTGATATCGCATTATTTAGTATCGGAGTTACTCCAAACATAGATTTTTTACCTAAAACATTAAAAACTGATAGCGGAAAAATCGTCATAAATGATAAATTCGAAACAAATATAGACGATGTCTACGCAATTGGAGATTGTGTATTTAATAAGTATTATAAAACTGACAGAAATTTATTTGAGCCACTTGGAGATGTTGCAAATAAACACGGAATGATGTTGGCTAAACACTTATCTGGAAAAAATATAAGCTGGAAAGGATTGATTCGTTCATTTGCCACTTCATTTTATGATATAAAATTAGCACAAACTGGACTTTCTCTAAAAGAAGCAACTGAACTTGGCTACAATGCCGATGTTGTCAAAATGAAAGCGATGTATAAAAACTCTGGATTCGCAGATTCATTTCCTGCAAGTGCTGAAATTGTTTATGATAAAGATAGAAAAATTGTTCTTGGTGGAGCAATGGTGGGTTTTGAAGCTGTCGCACAATTTATCGACCAAATTGCAATTGTTATCACTTTTGAAATACCGATTGAAAAATTTATCGAAATAGACTTTGCTTATTCGCCAACAAATGCAAGTGTTTGGAATCCACTTCTTGTAGTTTATAGAAAAGTTATAAATTAA
- a CDS encoding potassium channel family protein, whose protein sequence is MKNKINKIKIDINKNKKFKINYQIFFIFLAIYSFATTLLDLHGDIHISKNPLLEFIDFSIYLIFAIDYIIRFIFAKHKANFIENNIPDLISIIPYYSIFRLFRIFKIRKFAKVFKHLKLSKLYLFVKKTYKKIKKFLKLNGLIYLLIMAGLGIIISALVISYVEKMNYSDSLWWAFVTATTVGYGDISPKTHIGRFVAIFLMLIGIGTFGMITGTIATYFLNKQNDIAPTDDLDKYILNSENFSDSEKKEIITFIHFVKSKREK, encoded by the coding sequence TTGAAAAATAAAATAAATAAAATTAAAATCGATATTAACAAAAATAAAAAATTTAAGATAAATTATCAAATATTCTTTATTTTTCTTGCAATTTACAGCTTTGCCACGACGCTACTTGATTTACATGGTGATATTCATATTTCAAAAAATCCTCTTTTGGAATTTATTGATTTTTCAATTTATTTGATTTTCGCCATTGATTATATCATAAGATTTATATTTGCTAAGCACAAAGCTAATTTTATTGAAAATAACATTCCCGACTTGATTTCAATAATTCCATATTATTCGATTTTTAGATTATTTAGAATTTTTAAAATTAGAAAATTTGCAAAAGTTTTTAAACATTTAAAATTATCAAAACTTTATCTTTTTGTAAAAAAAACATACAAAAAAATAAAAAAATTTTTAAAGTTAAATGGTTTAATTTATTTGCTAATTATGGCAGGGCTTGGAATTATTATTTCAGCTCTTGTCATTTCCTATGTAGAAAAGATGAATTATAGCGATAGCCTTTGGTGGGCATTTGTCACAGCAACTACAGTCGGCTACGGAGATATTTCTCCAAAAACTCATATTGGAAGATTCGTTGCCATTTTTCTAATGCTCATTGGAATTGGAACTTTCGGAATGATTACAGGAACAATCGCAACTTATTTTTTAAATAAACAAAATGACATTGCGCCAACTGACGACTTAGACAAATATATTTTAAATTCTGAAAACTTTAGCGACTCTGAAAAAAAAGAAATTATCACTTTTATACATTTTGTGAAATCAAAGCGGGAAAAATAA
- a CDS encoding cation-translocating P-type ATPase, whose translation MWFTKSSKDVLKELNVSEKTGLSTEEVKKRLGKYEPNKLKGKPKKSLLQLFLAQLQDMLIYVLIGAAVINIIAHGKDGIADALIILAVVLINAVVGVVQESKAEKALEALQQMTTPKSLVRRNGEVIEVNSEELVPGDILVIDAGRYIPADVRLIESANLQIEESALTGESVPSEKDANFITTDAKIPIGDKENMAFMSTMATYGRGEGVVVETGMNTEIGKIAQILDEDNNTLTPLQIKLEELGKILGYGALAICGIIFVIGLIQGREAVDMFMTAISLAVAAIPEGLVAIVAIVLSLGVKTMSRKNAIVRKLPAVETLGAVNIVCSDKTGTLTQNKMTVVKTYTLDNLRDISSQDGQKANVDETELIRSFVLCSDASVENGQDIGDPTEVALIVLGNKFDLEKNALNAKYKRVSENPFDSDRKLMSTLNEEGGKYRVHTKGAIDNILTRANKILVNGEILPLTEEEKNKILKVAEEMSDDALRVLGVAFKDVDSQILPEEMEKDLVVVGIVGMIDPPRTEVKDSIVEAKNAGITPIMITGDHKNTAVAIAKELGIATDISQSLTGAEIDEIPDDKFAKEVNKYRVFARVSPEHKVKIVKAFKEQGNIVSMTGDGVNDAPSLKFADIGVAMGITGTDVSKGASDMILTDDNFTTIIHAIEEGRNIFNNIKKTIIFLLSCNLGEVLCVFIATLFGWSIPLVATQLLWVNLITDTLPAISLGMDPGDKEVMTRKPRNPKESFFSEGAGMRSIVGGVLIGVLTLVAFYLGIIHSGTVPISAVKDSNPATREILTYGRTMAFIVLTFSQLFYSLSMRNSKKTIFEIGFFGNKFLIGSIIIGIVLQIGLTSIPSIAQMFKVTAIDPSHWGMVIGLSLVPFVVNEIIKVISRRKND comes from the coding sequence ATGTGGTTTACTAAATCATCAAAGGATGTTTTAAAAGAGCTGAATGTTTCGGAAAAGACGGGACTTTCAACTGAAGAAGTAAAAAAGCGGCTGGGAAAATATGAACCTAATAAATTGAAAGGAAAGCCGAAAAAAAGTTTGCTGCAGTTATTTTTGGCACAGCTTCAGGATATGCTTATTTATGTGCTAATTGGCGCAGCTGTCATTAATATTATTGCGCACGGAAAAGATGGAATAGCAGATGCCTTGATAATTTTAGCGGTTGTTCTTATAAATGCAGTAGTTGGAGTTGTACAGGAATCTAAGGCGGAAAAGGCATTGGAAGCGTTACAGCAGATGACAACACCTAAGAGCTTGGTTAGAAGAAATGGCGAAGTTATTGAAGTTAATTCGGAAGAACTGGTGCCAGGAGATATTTTAGTAATTGATGCGGGAAGATATATTCCAGCAGATGTCAGACTTATTGAAAGTGCTAATTTGCAGATTGAAGAGTCGGCACTTACTGGAGAATCTGTTCCAAGTGAAAAGGATGCTAATTTTATTACAACTGATGCAAAAATACCAATTGGAGATAAGGAAAATATGGCATTTATGTCAACTATGGCAACTTACGGAAGAGGAGAAGGAGTTGTAGTTGAAACTGGAATGAATACTGAAATTGGAAAAATTGCACAGATTTTGGATGAAGATAACAATACATTAACTCCGCTTCAGATAAAATTGGAAGAGCTTGGAAAAATTTTGGGATATGGAGCTTTAGCAATTTGTGGAATTATTTTTGTCATAGGGTTGATTCAAGGAAGAGAAGCGGTTGATATGTTTATGACTGCGATAAGTTTGGCTGTGGCGGCAATTCCTGAAGGACTTGTTGCGATTGTTGCGATTGTACTTTCACTTGGGGTAAAGACTATGTCAAGGAAAAATGCGATTGTGAGAAAATTACCAGCGGTTGAAACATTGGGAGCGGTAAATATTGTTTGTTCTGATAAAACTGGGACGCTTACTCAAAATAAGATGACTGTTGTAAAAACTTATACTTTGGATAATTTAAGGGATATTTCCAGTCAAGATGGACAAAAGGCAAATGTTGATGAAACTGAGTTAATTCGTTCGTTTGTGCTTTGCTCGGATGCATCTGTTGAAAATGGACAAGATATTGGAGATCCGACAGAAGTGGCTCTGATTGTCTTGGGAAATAAATTTGATTTGGAAAAAAACGCATTGAATGCTAAATATAAAAGGGTTTCTGAAAATCCATTTGATTCGGACAGAAAACTTATGTCGACACTTAATGAAGAAGGTGGAAAATATAGAGTTCATACAAAAGGTGCGATTGACAACATTCTTACAAGAGCAAATAAAATTCTTGTAAATGGAGAAATTTTACCATTGACTGAAGAAGAAAAAAATAAAATATTGAAAGTTGCTGAAGAAATGTCTGATGATGCATTAAGAGTGCTTGGAGTGGCATTTAAAGATGTTGACAGCCAAATTTTACCTGAAGAGATGGAAAAAGATCTGGTTGTAGTTGGAATTGTTGGAATGATTGATCCGCCTAGAACTGAAGTGAAAGATTCGATTGTGGAAGCTAAAAATGCTGGAATTACTCCGATTATGATAACTGGAGATCATAAGAATACGGCAGTTGCGATTGCAAAAGAGCTTGGAATTGCGACAGATATTAGCCAAAGTTTGACTGGAGCTGAAATTGATGAGATTCCAGATGATAAATTTGCTAAGGAAGTGAATAAATATAGAGTGTTTGCAAGAGTTTCGCCTGAGCATAAAGTTAAGATTGTAAAAGCGTTTAAAGAGCAGGGAAATATTGTGTCAATGACTGGAGATGGAGTAAACGATGCGCCGTCGCTTAAATTTGCCGATATAGGAGTTGCTATGGGAATTACAGGAACTGATGTTTCTAAAGGTGCTAGTGACATGATTTTGACTGATGACAATTTTACTACGATAATTCATGCGATTGAAGAAGGAAGAAATATTTTTAACAACATCAAAAAGACAATTATATTCTTGCTTTCTTGTAATTTGGGAGAAGTTTTGTGTGTGTTTATTGCAACATTATTTGGATGGTCAATACCGTTAGTCGCAACTCAGCTTTTATGGGTAAACCTAATAACTGATACATTACCAGCAATTTCGCTTGGAATGGATCCTGGAGATAAGGAAGTTATGACTAGAAAACCTAGAAATCCGAAGGAGAGTTTCTTTTCTGAAGGTGCGGGAATGAGATCAATTGTTGGTGGAGTGCTGATTGGAGTGCTTACACTTGTGGCATTTTACCTAGGAATTATTCATAGCGGGACTGTGCCTATTTCAGCCGTAAAAGACAGTAATCCTGCAACACGTGAAATTTTAACTTATGGAAGAACAATGGCGTTTATCGTTCTTACATTCTCGCAATTGTTTTATTCATTGTCGATGAGAAATAGTAAAAAGACTATTTTTGAAATTGGATTTTTTGGAAATAAATTCTTAATTGGTTCGATTATTATTGGAATAGTTTTGCAAATTGGCTTGACTTCAATTCCAAGTATTGCACAAATGTTTAAAGTGACTGCGATAGATCCGAGTCATTGGGGAATGGTAATTGGATTGTCACTTGTTCCGTTTGTTGTGAATGAAATTATAAAAGTGATTTCAAGAAGAAAAAATGATTAA
- a CDS encoding HU family DNA-binding protein, with protein MSKKEFVDAYAKATGETKKRSEELVNAFLETAKEILVKGDSIQFVGWGTFKVEEKAAREGRNPATGEKMQIAAKKVVKFKVGKKLADEVNK; from the coding sequence ATGTCAAAAAAAGAATTTGTAGATGCTTATGCTAAAGCAACAGGTGAAACTAAAAAAAGATCAGAAGAATTGGTAAATGCATTTTTGGAAACAGCAAAAGAAATTTTGGTAAAAGGAGATTCAATTCAATTTGTTGGATGGGGAACATTTAAAGTGGAAGAAAAAGCCGCTAGAGAAGGAAGAAATCCAGCAACAGGAGAAAAAATGCAAATTGCTGCCAAAAAAGTTGTAAAATTTAAAGTTGGTAAAAAATTGGCTGATGAAGTCAATAAATAA
- a CDS encoding lysophospholipid acyltransferase family protein codes for MEEITKGENTSVENEEIMKKAIEMAKDKAVLIVSLHLGGFEAGSKMENLRKFYAVFRKQKNEKINDLMTEWREKGGLNSIPLHESQLLSKAINEKSIIALASDHYGKDVEIEFFGRKTTAVAGPVLLSIKHKVPLVLAYAVFDKNNKIIVKNKKIIEIEKQSKLKETMKFNMQKIYNEFEEIIREYPEQYMWQHKRWRKKK; via the coding sequence TTGGAAGAAATTACAAAAGGGGAAAATACTTCGGTTGAAAATGAAGAGATAATGAAAAAGGCAATAGAAATGGCAAAAGATAAGGCAGTTTTGATTGTTTCATTGCATTTAGGTGGATTTGAAGCGGGAAGTAAAATGGAAAATTTGAGAAAATTTTATGCTGTTTTTAGAAAGCAAAAAAATGAGAAAATTAATGATTTGATGACTGAGTGGCGTGAAAAAGGTGGACTAAATTCAATTCCGCTGCATGAAAGTCAGCTTTTAAGCAAAGCTATAAACGAAAAATCGATAATTGCTTTGGCTTCGGATCACTATGGAAAAGATGTGGAGATTGAATTTTTTGGGAGAAAAACAACGGCGGTTGCTGGACCTGTGCTTTTGTCGATTAAGCATAAAGTTCCATTGGTACTGGCTTATGCGGTATTTGATAAAAATAATAAAATAATTGTAAAAAATAAAAAGATTATTGAGATAGAAAAGCAGAGTAAGTTAAAAGAAACTATGAAATTTAATATGCAAAAAATTTATAATGAGTTTGAAGAAATAATTAGGGAATATCCAGAGCAGTATATGTGGCAGCACAAAAGATGGAGAAAAAAGAAGTAA
- a CDS encoding tetratricopeptide repeat protein: MKKWLCYLFFVPFLFVSCSNDKGYDYLENSLLGIFSKQENDEYITKQLEKAIKLKNKEAFALSLIYLEGNSEEIFNKYLKKSNGYAEYFKALLLKKQNGSENEILELLESSAKQGFSKAYYVMGDIYENKLEFTKAQEYFKKGKDAGDFLSLRSYEAGKNMMSYYKKIEALNKKMDEGNISKDEKKELGTLLVERTQYVGKAYDILKDFLAENYPPALYAKAKVLEGDGKNDEAIKIYQDTLFKNKYYLSAYEIAKKLADENKSYETALLPLADIKSDEILINSYMGYLYENLGDFKDAEKYYLKAVDKNDIDTMYYLGKMYETQNELKKAKNMYTKAYALGSSEAGERLAFLYENEEQSKNSAQSETLKNKEAKKILERLSKSDISSATVALSSYYPKNSNKVRILNLKAAVDQYPEAYYNLGVYYFNKKKNKKAKFYFIAAKSTGFDIGEFYEAFLKN, from the coding sequence ATGAAAAAATGGTTATGTTATTTATTTTTTGTTCCATTTTTGTTTGTATCTTGTTCCAATGACAAGGGATATGATTATTTGGAAAATTCTTTACTTGGAATTTTTTCAAAACAGGAAAATGACGAGTATATAACAAAACAGTTGGAAAAAGCAATAAAATTAAAAAATAAAGAAGCTTTTGCACTGTCACTTATATATTTGGAAGGAAATAGTGAAGAAATTTTTAACAAATATTTGAAAAAAAGTAATGGGTATGCTGAATATTTTAAAGCACTTTTACTAAAAAAACAAAATGGCAGCGAAAATGAAATTTTAGAACTTTTGGAAAGTTCTGCAAAACAAGGATTTAGTAAAGCTTATTATGTGATGGGAGATATTTACGAAAATAAATTAGAATTTACAAAAGCTCAAGAGTATTTTAAAAAAGGTAAAGATGCTGGAGATTTTTTATCTTTGCGTTCATATGAAGCTGGAAAAAATATGATGAGTTATTACAAAAAAATCGAAGCGTTAAATAAAAAAATGGACGAAGGAAATATTTCAAAAGATGAAAAAAAAGAGCTTGGGACTCTTCTTGTGGAAAGAACACAGTATGTTGGGAAAGCCTATGATATTTTAAAAGACTTTTTAGCTGAAAATTATCCGCCTGCACTTTATGCGAAAGCTAAAGTACTGGAAGGTGACGGGAAAAATGATGAAGCGATTAAAATATATCAGGATACCTTATTTAAAAATAAATATTATTTATCAGCTTATGAAATAGCTAAAAAATTGGCAGACGAAAATAAAAGTTATGAAACAGCGCTGCTTCCTTTAGCTGATATAAAAAGTGATGAAATATTGATAAATAGCTACATGGGATATTTATATGAAAATTTGGGTGATTTTAAAGACGCTGAAAAATATTATTTGAAAGCAGTGGATAAAAATGATATAGATACGATGTATTATTTAGGAAAAATGTATGAAACTCAAAATGAACTTAAAAAAGCAAAAAATATGTATACAAAAGCTTATGCGCTTGGTTCTTCAGAAGCTGGAGAAAGACTAGCATTCCTTTATGAAAATGAAGAACAAAGTAAAAATTCAGCTCAATCAGAAACTTTAAAAAATAAAGAAGCAAAAAAAATATTGGAAAGATTGTCTAAAAGTGATATAAGCAGTGCAACAGTAGCTTTGAGTTCTTATTATCCTAAAAATAGCAATAAAGTTAGAATTTTAAATTTAAAAGCCGCTGTGGATCAATATCCTGAAGCGTATTATAATTTGGGAGTTTATTATTTTAATAAGAAAAAAAATAAAAAAGCAAAATTTTATTTTATAGCTGCTAAAAGTACAGGATTTGATATTGGAGAATTTTATGAAGCTTTTTTAAAAAATTAA
- a CDS encoding lipopolysaccharide biosynthesis protein: protein MNTENQTLNLNTIIRIIYKNKNLIALITVITMVLATAFVFLHKSFKTEINLYGNDKVLTEIGENSQYSLSSFEFFSYIKSHSKTLKNLNLPENKFLKEMSTRLTTQTETGDPMVKVKFSSKSKSEGENFSKEYHILAQNYLNEKKNSYLDAQLKLLDEQYKFISKNTDIRTTKDPLTDTLVSRLSYYRLLKNDSSPVIKYINSTTKPSLNKKLVLAASLFVGLFLGIFAAFVKDFSNTLDWKDIKSKN from the coding sequence ATGAATACAGAAAATCAGACATTAAATTTGAACACAATAATTAGAATTATTTACAAAAACAAAAACTTAATTGCACTAATTACAGTTATAACAATGGTACTTGCAACAGCTTTTGTTTTTTTGCATAAATCTTTTAAAACAGAAATAAACTTATACGGAAATGACAAAGTTTTGACAGAAATTGGAGAAAATTCTCAATATTCACTTAGTTCATTTGAGTTTTTTTCCTACATAAAAAGTCACTCAAAAACGCTAAAAAATTTAAATTTGCCAGAAAATAAATTTTTAAAAGAAATGTCAACTAGACTTACTACACAAACTGAAACTGGCGATCCGATGGTAAAAGTAAAATTTTCATCAAAAAGCAAATCTGAAGGAGAAAATTTTTCCAAAGAATATCACATACTTGCACAAAATTATTTGAATGAAAAAAAGAACAGCTATTTGGATGCGCAATTAAAATTATTAGACGAACAGTATAAATTTATTTCTAAAAACACAGATATCAGAACGACAAAAGACCCTTTAACTGATACTTTAGTTTCAAGACTTTCGTATTATAGACTTCTAAAAAACGATTCAAGTCCAGTTATAAAATACATTAACTCAACTACAAAACCGTCATTAAACAAAAAATTAGTTTTAGCAGCATCACTTTTTGTCGGACTATTTTTAGGAATTTTTGCCGCATTTGTTAAAGATTTTTCAAATACATTGGATTGGAAAGATATTAAAAGCAAAAATTAA
- the rpsO gene encoding 30S ribosomal protein S15, whose protein sequence is MALTAKKEIIEKFGKNAQDTGSAEVQIALLTDRISHLTGHLKVHPKDVHSRVGLLKLIGKRRRLLNYVKNRNVDDYRNLIEKLGIRK, encoded by the coding sequence ATGGCATTAACAGCAAAAAAAGAAATTATTGAAAAATTTGGAAAAAACGCTCAAGATACAGGTTCTGCAGAAGTTCAAATAGCTTTATTGACAGACAGAATCAGTCACTTGACAGGACACTTGAAAGTACATCCTAAAGATGTTCACTCAAGAGTAGGATTATTAAAATTAATCGGAAAAAGAAGAAGATTATTAAATTATGTAAAAAATAGAAATGTAGACGATTACAGAAACTTAATCGAAAAATTAGGAATCAGAAAATAG
- the udk gene encoding uridine kinase, with protein sequence MDYKTIIVGIAGGTGSGKTSVTRAIIESLEKKGIKSILLEQDSYYKRNDHLTYEQRVTLNYDHPNAIDFDLLESHILALKNNQSIEKPIYDFQVHNRIDKTEHINPANLIIVEGILVLAIEKIRNLFDAKIFVDTDDDERLLRRIERDLHERARSFESIKNQYINTVKPMHLEFVEPSKRYADVIIPRGKDNKVGINMVVSRLRYLFKKLKEK encoded by the coding sequence ATGGATTACAAGACGATTATTGTCGGAATTGCAGGAGGAACTGGATCTGGAAAAACTAGCGTCACTCGTGCAATTATCGAAAGTTTAGAAAAAAAGGGAATTAAATCAATTCTTCTCGAACAGGATTCGTACTACAAAAGAAATGACCACTTGACTTACGAACAAAGGGTTACGCTAAATTATGACCATCCGAATGCGATAGATTTTGATTTGCTGGAATCTCACATTCTTGCGTTAAAAAATAATCAATCCATTGAAAAACCTATTTATGATTTTCAAGTTCATAATAGAATTGATAAAACTGAACATATCAATCCAGCAAATTTGATTATTGTAGAGGGAATTTTAGTTCTGGCAATTGAAAAGATCCGTAACTTATTTGATGCAAAAATATTTGTAGATACAGATGATGACGAAAGACTTTTGCGAAGAATTGAAAGGGATTTGCATGAACGAGCTAGAAGTTTTGAGAGCATAAAAAACCAGTACATTAACACAGTAAAACCTATGCACTTGGAATTTGTTGAACCATCTAAAAGATACGCAGATGTAATAATTCCACGAGGAAAAGACAATAAAGTCGGGATAAATATGGTTGTCAGCCGACTTCGTTATTTATTTAAAAAATTAAAAGAGAAATAA
- a CDS encoding TlpA disulfide reductase family protein — MKKFILLLSILFVFVISCGKSAEFVVKPLDGVDDLAGATVPEFELKDLNGKKIKSTQIFKNGKKTLFIVAAEWCPHCKEEIPEVQRFYDKNKNRVNLVVVFTNSRSSLGKVQSYIKDNGYTIPAYYDESGEILRGFNVEGFPFNLKINGNKVEEQLELPVDEDSLTKTFMN; from the coding sequence ATGAAAAAATTTATTTTGTTGTTGTCGATACTTTTTGTATTTGTAATATCATGTGGGAAAAGTGCTGAGTTTGTTGTAAAACCACTAGATGGAGTTGATGACTTGGCAGGAGCAACGGTTCCAGAATTCGAATTAAAAGATTTGAATGGTAAAAAAATAAAAAGTACGCAAATTTTTAAAAATGGGAAAAAAACTTTGTTTATAGTTGCAGCTGAATGGTGTCCACACTGTAAAGAAGAAATTCCAGAAGTTCAAAGATTTTATGATAAAAATAAAAATAGGGTAAATTTAGTCGTAGTATTTACAAATTCTAGATCAAGTTTGGGAAAAGTTCAATCGTATATAAAAGATAATGGATACACAATTCCAGCGTATTACGACGAAAGTGGAGAAATTTTGAGAGGATTCAATGTGGAAGGATTTCCATTTAATTTAAAGATCAATGGAAATAAAGTTGAAGAACAATTGGAATTACCAGTGGATGAAGATTCACTTACAAAAACTTTTATGAATTAA